The nucleotide window GTTTGGCGGCGATATCCATCAATGCGCGGCCACCGGCTACGGAGCCGGTAAAGCCCACTGCTTTAATGGCTGAATTCTCAACCAGGGCACCGCCCAGGGCATTACCGGTGCCTTGCAGCAGGGAGAATGTGCCCGCAGGGAAACCACAATTTTTGATGGCGCTATCCATGGCTTTGGCAAACAGGGTAGAGGTCATGGGGTGGCTGGGGTGGCCTTTCACTACGATGGGGTTGCCGGCTGCTAGCGCCGCTGCGCTATCGCCGCCGAGGCTGCCAAAGGCAAACGGGAAGTTGGAGGCACCAAATACAGCCACTGGGCCGATGGGATTGAGCAGGGCGCGCACGTCCGGTTTTGGCAGCGGTGCTCTGTCTGGTTGCGCAGTATCAATACTGGCCTGGCGCCAGGAGCCTTCTTCCACCATATCCGCAAAGGCGCGAATCTGGCCGCAGGTGCGCCCGCGCTCCCCTTGCAGGCGCGCTTCCGGCAGGCCAGTTTCGCTCATGCCAGTGGTGATCAATTCGTCCCCCAAGGCTTCTATTTCTGTAGCCAGCTGGCGCAAAAAACCAGCCAGTTCAGCAGGGGTCTTTTTCGTCAGTTCGTTGGTGGCGGAGACTGCCGCTGCACAGGCTAGAGCGATCTCGTCATCTCCGCAGGTGCCGCAGCTTTGCAGTGCCTGATCCGCGGTCGGATCCCAGGAGCTGAAGGTTGAGGCAGTAGGGGAATGCCATTGACCGGCGATATAAGACTGTGGGGTACTGGACATGAGCTTTCCTTAAACAGATTCGTTAGAGTCATCTACCAAGCAGTTGGGCAAATCCGCCACGGTGGCGCAGCCCAGCTGGTTCATGACCTGGGTTAATTGGGTAGTGAGCATATTGATGGTGTGTATACCGCCCTTGTCACCGAGGGCGCCCACGCCATAAACAAAGGAGCGCCCCAGAAAGGTAAAATCCGCGCCGCAAGCCATAGCGCTGGCGATGTTGGAGCCAGAATTGATGCCTGAATCCATAAATATCTTGATTTTGTCACCGTAAGAGCGCGCTGCTTTTTTCAGCGCTGGCACCGGAGATTCACCGGGATCGAGCTGGCGGGCGCCGTGGTTGGACATCACCACCGCATCGGCCCCCAATGAGATAGCGCTGGCTACGTCTTTTTCGTTAATCAGGCCCTTGATCACCAACGGGCCTTTCCAGAAATCCCGAATCGGCTTCAGCCCTTCCATATCCACCCGGCCCATCACGGTTTTGTTCATAAACGCGGCCAGTTGATCGGTGGGCATGCCCTTGGGCATATAGGGTTTTAAGGTCTGCATTTCAGGCTTGCCAGCTTTGGCCGTAGCCAGTAGCCAGGCGGGGCGGGCCAGCATCTGGCAGATGTTGGAAAGCGACATTTTTGGCGGCATGGCCAAGCCATTGCGAATGTCCCGTGGCCGGTAGCCAAAGGTGGGTACATCCACAGTGACCACCAATACTGGGTATTGGGCGGCGGTAATGCGTTTGAGCAGATCCTCTCGAATGGCAGGGTCTGTAGGGTTATACAGTTGGTACCAGGCTTTGCCTTCGGACAGTTCGGCGATGTCTTCCAGCTTGGCGGAAGACACCGTGCTTAATACAAACGGAATGTTTTTCTCAGCTGCGGCTTTGGCCAGAATCTCTGGTGCCTTGGGCCACATCAGCCCCTGCAGGCCTACTGGTGCAACCCCAAAGGGGGCGGAGTAGGTGTGACCAAACAACTCTACTTCCAGGTTGCTGCCAGAGAAAGGTTTAAGCAGTTCACTGCGCAGCTGCACTGCCTGAATATCCTGGCGGTTGCGTAACAGGCCAATTTCTTCGTGACAGCCGCCCTTTATGTATTCGTAGGCAAAGCGAGGAATGCGCTTTTTGGCCTGTTTTTTCAGGTCGGCTGTGCCGGGGAAGCGAGAGTCGAAGAATTGACTATTCATTTCATTTCTAAAATAATTTTTCTAATGTGAAAATTAGATAATGCTCGACTCGATAAGTCAAGTGAAAATTGGCCTTTCGAAGGAGGCGCTTTTAGGTGAAAATGGCTTTCAAATGAAAAAGAGTATGGATATCCAATGACCGCTAAAAAAACGGCAGCCCCCGCCTCTCGACGTCAATCCTATTCGGCACCCGCTTTAGAGAAAGGGCTGGATGTTCTTGAGCTGCTTTCCCGTGAGCCGGACGGGCTTAGTTTGAGTGATATCGCCAAACGCCTTGGGCGGTCAGTGGGGGAGCTGTTTCGCATGCTGGTGGTGCTGGAGCAGAGGGGTTATTTGATATTGCCCGCGGGCAGTGATCGCTACCAGCTGTCATTAAAATTGTTTGAGCTGTCTCACCAGTTCCCGCCGGTCAAGCGCCTTACTGCTGCCGCTACCAAGGTCATGAAACGACTGGCGTATCAAATAGAGCAGTCCTGTCATCTGGTGATTTATTACGAGGGAAGAGGGCACGTTGTGGTACAACAGGATGCCCCTTCAGCGCGAATTTTTAGTGTTCGCTTGGGAGCTGAAGCATCTTTGGTAGACACCTGCTCCGGACACATACTGCTTGCTTATGCGGATGAGGCTCAACAGGAGGCTATGTTCAATAGCATCCCCAAACACCACAAAAAGCCCACCAAAAAACTGGTTAAAGAGCTAAGTAAGCGAATCTGTACTCAGGGTTATGAAAGCATTTCCAGCGCTCAGGCTCACGGGGTGGAAGATATCGGTTGCCCTGTATTCGATCACAATGGTTCTATTGTCGCTGCTTTAGTCATGCCATTCCTCTCCTATAAAGATGGTTCACACCCCAAAACGCTGGACGAGGCTTTGGAACAGTTGCAAAAAGCAGCGGTGGATATTTCCGAGGCGTTGGGCTATCGAAGCGAGTAGCTTTACAATTCCCTCATGATCAAAACCATTGTTCGCCGTTCCGCTGACATGGGCGGAACGCATTTTTCTTCTGATATTCCATCCTTGTTGCAGCGTGTCTACGCCGCTCGTGGCGTGCGCGATGACAGCGAACTGCAAAATCATCTCAAACACCTGCCCAGCCCTCAGC belongs to bacterium SCSIO 12696 and includes:
- a CDS encoding alpha-hydroxy-acid oxidizing protein, with translation MNSQFFDSRFPGTADLKKQAKKRIPRFAYEYIKGGCHEEIGLLRNRQDIQAVQLRSELLKPFSGSNLEVELFGHTYSAPFGVAPVGLQGLMWPKAPEILAKAAAEKNIPFVLSTVSSAKLEDIAELSEGKAWYQLYNPTDPAIREDLLKRITAAQYPVLVVTVDVPTFGYRPRDIRNGLAMPPKMSLSNICQMLARPAWLLATAKAGKPEMQTLKPYMPKGMPTDQLAAFMNKTVMGRVDMEGLKPIRDFWKGPLVIKGLINEKDVASAISLGADAVVMSNHGARQLDPGESPVPALKKAARSYGDKIKIFMDSGINSGSNIASAMACGADFTFLGRSFVYGVGALGDKGGIHTINMLTTQLTQVMNQLGCATVADLPNCLVDDSNESV
- a CDS encoding IclR family transcriptional regulator, whose product is MTAKKTAAPASRRQSYSAPALEKGLDVLELLSREPDGLSLSDIAKRLGRSVGELFRMLVVLEQRGYLILPAGSDRYQLSLKLFELSHQFPPVKRLTAAATKVMKRLAYQIEQSCHLVIYYEGRGHVVVQQDAPSARIFSVRLGAEASLVDTCSGHILLAYADEAQQEAMFNSIPKHHKKPTKKLVKELSKRICTQGYESISSAQAHGVEDIGCPVFDHNGSIVAALVMPFLSYKDGSHPKTLDEALEQLQKAAVDISEALGYRSE